One Oryzomonas sagensis DNA segment encodes these proteins:
- a CDS encoding sensor histidine kinase — protein sequence MSNVPTAANGEQRPLQAGEEPAAVFVSGIAHDFNNIVTVIAGTAQLIELRSGSGDPAGRLARNIIEATNRASVLVADLLSFNRKRAMEPAQADLNTVVGNAGRFVERLIGERISLEMALGGEALPVSIDAYQIEQVLLNLAANARDAMPYGGRIMITTKCVEVKDAADGEAETRPGRYAVLTFADNGAGMDVETRNRIFEPFFTTKKDGRGTGLGLAMVRSIVEQNLGTIAVSSEFGEGTCVVLRLPLRRD from the coding sequence ATGAGCAATGTGCCGACAGCCGCGAACGGGGAGCAGCGGCCGCTCCAGGCCGGGGAAGAACCGGCAGCCGTCTTTGTCAGCGGGATTGCCCACGATTTCAACAATATCGTCACGGTTATCGCCGGTACGGCCCAACTCATAGAACTCAGATCGGGCTCCGGCGACCCCGCAGGCAGGCTGGCCCGGAATATTATTGAAGCCACCAACCGCGCCTCGGTCCTGGTTGCTGATTTGTTGTCATTCAACCGCAAGAGGGCCATGGAGCCTGCCCAGGCGGACCTCAATACGGTTGTCGGCAATGCCGGAAGATTTGTCGAGCGTTTGATCGGCGAACGCATCTCCCTTGAAATGGCACTCGGCGGGGAGGCGCTGCCGGTGTCCATCGATGCCTATCAGATCGAGCAGGTACTGCTGAACCTGGCGGCCAATGCGCGTGACGCCATGCCGTACGGCGGGCGGATCATGATCACGACCAAATGCGTCGAGGTGAAGGATGCCGCTGATGGCGAAGCAGAGACACGGCCGGGACGGTATGCCGTTCTGACGTTTGCCGACAATGGGGCGGGTATGGATGTCGAGACGAGGAACCGCATCTTTGAGCCGTTTTTCACCACCAAAAAGGATGGCCGGGGTACCGGTCTGGGACTCGCCATGGTGCGTTCCATCGTAGAGCAGAACCTGGGAACGATTGCGGTATCCAGTGAATTCGGGGAGGGAACCTGCGTCGTTCTCCGTCTCCCCTTGCGGCGGGATTAG
- the glp gene encoding gephyrin-like molybdotransferase Glp, with the protein MVSFEEARSIILASVAPVGTERIHLLDAVGRVVATDMAAPWDMPLWNNSAMDGYAVRSADCGTTPCTLRVSGFLPAGAKADGVRVEPGCAVRIMTGAPTPEGCDAVVPVEDTDNGDREAILNEPVKKGQHIRFQGEDVAAGVTFVRAGSIIRPPEVNMLASFGKALVPVYRRPTVAILSTGDELVEVGTTPGPGEIVNSNALSLAAAVREAGAVPLIIGIARDTRESHREKLREGLKADVLITSAGVSAGDRDLVRDVLEELGARQVFWKVGIKPGGPTAFALYGTTPVFSLPGNPVSTMITFEEFVRPALLTMQGHDRVLRPLFKVVLRAEMRKKAGKVQIVRIRLERVDGRWYATSAGDQQTAILKTMVDAEAIAVLPAESTRFAAGDEVDAHFYGNHMDLV; encoded by the coding sequence ATGGTTTCATTCGAAGAAGCCCGGAGCATCATTCTGGCCTCCGTTGCTCCCGTTGGTACGGAGCGCATTCATCTCTTGGACGCCGTTGGCCGTGTCGTGGCCACCGATATGGCCGCGCCGTGGGACATGCCCTTGTGGAACAACTCGGCCATGGACGGCTATGCCGTCAGGTCCGCCGATTGCGGTACAACGCCCTGCACGCTGCGGGTCAGCGGTTTCCTGCCGGCCGGGGCCAAGGCCGACGGCGTGCGTGTGGAACCGGGCTGCGCCGTCAGGATCATGACCGGCGCACCGACCCCCGAAGGGTGCGATGCGGTGGTCCCGGTGGAGGACACCGACAACGGCGACCGGGAGGCCATCCTGAACGAGCCGGTCAAAAAGGGACAGCACATCCGTTTCCAGGGCGAGGATGTGGCCGCCGGGGTGACCTTTGTCCGGGCCGGTTCGATCATCCGCCCCCCGGAGGTGAACATGCTGGCCAGCTTCGGCAAGGCGCTGGTGCCGGTCTACCGCCGCCCCACCGTGGCGATCCTCTCCACCGGCGATGAGCTTGTGGAGGTGGGCACAACGCCCGGGCCGGGGGAGATCGTCAACAGCAACGCCCTCTCCCTGGCGGCCGCGGTACGGGAAGCGGGCGCCGTTCCCCTGATCATCGGCATCGCCCGGGATACCCGCGAAAGCCACCGGGAGAAGCTGCGGGAAGGGCTGAAGGCCGACGTGCTCATCACCTCGGCCGGCGTCTCGGCCGGCGACCGCGACTTGGTGCGCGACGTACTGGAAGAGTTGGGTGCGCGGCAGGTATTCTGGAAGGTCGGCATCAAGCCGGGGGGACCCACGGCCTTTGCCCTCTACGGCACGACCCCCGTGTTCTCCCTCCCCGGCAACCCGGTCTCCACCATGATCACCTTCGAGGAATTCGTGCGGCCGGCCCTGCTCACGATGCAGGGGCATGACCGGGTGCTGCGGCCGCTCTTCAAGGTCGTGCTGCGCGCCGAGATGCGCAAGAAGGCCGGTAAGGTCCAGATCGTGCGCATCCGCCTGGAACGGGTAGACGGGCGCTGGTACGCCACGTCGGCCGGAGACCAGCAGACCGCGATCCTCAAGACCATGGTGGACGCCGAGGCCATCGCCGTCCTGCCGGCCGAGAGCACCCGCTTCGCCGCCGGGGACGAAGTGGATGCCCACTTCTACGGGAACCATATGGATCTGGTGTAA
- a CDS encoding helix-turn-helix domain-containing protein, translating to MKSTKELLGARIKELRKSCGFSQERLAEMVGVEPKHISRIEVGSSYPSLNRVELIAKALGRPMKDLFDFIHLESPDIRAANMENMIKGMKEEHQRLIYRIVGAFRE from the coding sequence ATGAAATCCACCAAAGAATTGCTGGGAGCCCGCATCAAGGAATTGCGGAAGTCATGCGGATTTTCACAGGAACGTTTGGCCGAGATGGTGGGGGTCGAGCCAAAGCATATCAGCCGCATCGAGGTGGGCAGCAGCTATCCTTCACTCAATCGTGTGGAGCTGATTGCTAAAGCGCTCGGCAGGCCGATGAAGGATCTTTTCGACTTCATACACTTGGAAAGCCCCGACATACGCGCTGCAAATATGGAAAATATGATTAAAGGAATGAAAGAGGAGCACCAAAGGCTGATTTACAGGATCGTGGGTGCCTTCAGGGAATAG
- a CDS encoding NAD(P)/FAD-dependent oxidoreductase: MPFIYRNLILSPHDGEDRLPALVAGQLGVPPAALQGFRILRKGIDARRKPRIKVIYTVSFSLVDDAPLLARLDREPDLEWQPEAAPALFPAVRSSQRIVIVGSGPAGLFAALRLAEYGLAAVLVERGQPVEQRSLDVQKFWKTGVLDPESNVQFGEGGAGTFSDGKLTCRSRDPLGGWVLEQMAGFGAPPEIRYLAKPHIGTDRLRTVVSAMRRHLLEKGFAIRFGCRLTDIVTTRGAVSSIVVNDGEELPCDLLVLASGHSARDTYEMLERRKVPLERKAFAMGLRVEHPQALIDRIQYGGPRHPSLPAADYAVTWNNSATGRSAYSFCMCPGGVVIGGASEEGGVVTNGMSGQMRDTPFANSALVVNVAPDDFGGPDPLAGVRFQRHWEHQAFLAGGGGYHAPASNLMGFMGLPGKGRLSSSYRPGIVEADLDTVLPRFITQTLREGINEFGRKLRGFVTAEAVLVGIESRTSAPVRIPRNEHYESVGLAGLYPVGEGAGYAGGIMSSAIDGIRIADTIAARLKGC, translated from the coding sequence ATGCCGTTTATCTATCGCAATCTCATTCTCTCGCCGCATGACGGGGAGGACCGCCTGCCGGCGCTTGTCGCCGGACAGCTCGGCGTTCCCCCCGCAGCCCTGCAAGGGTTCCGCATCCTCCGCAAGGGGATCGATGCCCGCCGCAAGCCGCGCATCAAGGTGATCTACACCGTTTCCTTCTCCCTCGTTGACGATGCGCCCCTCCTGGCCCGCCTTGACCGTGAGCCGGACCTGGAATGGCAACCGGAAGCGGCGCCGGCACTCTTCCCGGCGGTCAGGTCATCCCAGCGGATCGTCATTGTGGGCAGCGGCCCGGCCGGGTTGTTCGCGGCGCTGCGCCTGGCGGAGTACGGCCTGGCCGCCGTTCTTGTCGAACGGGGCCAGCCGGTGGAACAGCGCAGCCTGGATGTGCAGAAGTTCTGGAAAACGGGGGTGCTGGACCCGGAGAGCAATGTCCAGTTCGGCGAAGGGGGGGCCGGCACCTTCTCGGACGGCAAGTTGACCTGCCGCTCCAGGGACCCGCTGGGGGGCTGGGTGCTGGAACAGATGGCCGGTTTCGGCGCGCCGCCGGAGATCCGCTACCTGGCCAAGCCCCATATCGGCACCGACCGCTTGCGCACGGTCGTCAGCGCCATGCGGCGGCATCTGCTGGAAAAGGGCTTCGCCATCCGTTTCGGCTGCCGGCTCACCGATATCGTCACCACCAGGGGGGCCGTTTCCTCGATCGTTGTCAACGACGGGGAGGAGTTGCCGTGCGACCTGCTCGTCCTGGCCAGCGGCCACAGTGCCCGGGACACCTACGAGATGCTGGAGAGGCGCAAGGTGCCGCTGGAGCGCAAGGCCTTCGCCATGGGGCTCCGGGTGGAGCATCCCCAGGCCCTGATCGACCGGATCCAGTACGGCGGCCCGCGCCATCCCAGCCTGCCGGCTGCCGACTATGCCGTCACCTGGAACAACAGTGCCACCGGCCGCAGCGCCTATTCCTTCTGCATGTGCCCCGGCGGCGTGGTCATCGGCGGTGCATCGGAAGAGGGGGGCGTGGTCACCAACGGCATGAGCGGCCAGATGCGCGATACCCCGTTCGCCAACAGCGCTCTGGTGGTGAACGTCGCCCCGGACGACTTCGGCGGCCCGGACCCCCTGGCTGGCGTCCGGTTCCAGCGCCATTGGGAGCACCAGGCATTTTTGGCGGGGGGAGGCGGCTACCACGCCCCGGCGAGCAACCTGATGGGGTTCATGGGGTTGCCGGGCAAGGGGCGGCTTTCGTCCAGCTACCGCCCCGGCATCGTCGAGGCCGACCTGGATACGGTGTTGCCGCGGTTCATCACCCAAACACTGCGGGAAGGGATCAACGAATTCGGGCGCAAGCTGCGGGGCTTCGTCACCGCCGAGGCCGTCCTGGTGGGTATCGAGTCCCGCACCTCGGCCCCGGTGCGCATCCCGCGCAACGAGCACTACGAATCGGTGGGACTTGCGGGGCTGTACCCGGTGGGCGAGGGGGCCGGCTATGCCGGCGGCATCATGAGTTCGGCCATCGACGGCATCAGGATCGCGGACACCATTGCAGCCCGGCTAAAAGGTTGTTGA
- a CDS encoding response regulator encodes MKESRGKILIIDDDPFFQKVLSDAFNENGFTVFNASDGIEGIKVFLEKAPDAVLSDLVMPRMGGVSTCMEIGRLAGDKQPVIVLLTSMFHEPPHEHDAPDMGAKVHIPKSTKAVDIVIIVEQLLGRKKIQQG; translated from the coding sequence ATGAAGGAATCGCGCGGAAAAATCCTGATTATCGATGACGACCCCTTTTTTCAGAAAGTGCTTTCCGACGCCTTCAACGAGAACGGGTTTACGGTCTTTAACGCCAGCGACGGCATTGAGGGGATCAAGGTGTTCCTGGAAAAGGCCCCCGACGCCGTGCTCTCCGACCTCGTCATGCCGCGCATGGGGGGCGTCAGCACCTGCATGGAGATCGGCCGCCTGGCGGGCGACAAACAACCGGTGATCGTCCTGTTGACCTCCATGTTCCATGAACCTCCCCACGAGCATGACGCCCCCGACATGGGAGCCAAGGTGCATATCCCCAAGTCCACCAAAGCGGTGGATATCGTCATCATTGTCGAGCAACTCCTGGGACGGAAAAAGATTCAGCAAGGCTGA
- a CDS encoding carotenoid biosynthesis protein — MAPATGNAYLDIALGTFTMRPYVFAFFGAYLLACVPHVGWRRTMLFTVVGYLIAFASEWLSINTGFPYGWYYYIDTTSSRELWIAGVPFFDSLSYVFLTYCSYTTALFIVSPLKSWRWNVATLETRAIRRSLSALVLGAFLQTFLDIVIDPVALQGRRWFLGQIYGYRENGVHFGVPLSNYWGWLLTSFCLVAAFQMIDARRQNDAPRGVCNLPFRSLLGPVLYLSVLVFDITMTLLIGERFMALCGILMYSLPLVIVITLALRRVNRYTKEEFGEHVRDYPWSPAATTPKAR, encoded by the coding sequence ATGGCACCTGCAACCGGCAACGCCTACCTGGACATCGCCCTCGGCACCTTCACCATGCGCCCCTACGTGTTTGCCTTCTTCGGGGCGTACCTCCTGGCCTGCGTGCCCCATGTGGGGTGGCGCAGGACCATGCTCTTCACCGTGGTGGGCTACCTGATCGCCTTTGCCTCGGAGTGGCTCTCCATCAACACCGGCTTCCCCTACGGCTGGTACTACTACATCGACACCACCAGCAGCAGGGAGTTGTGGATTGCCGGGGTGCCGTTCTTCGATTCGCTCTCCTACGTCTTCCTCACCTATTGCAGCTACACCACGGCCCTGTTCATCGTTTCGCCCCTCAAGTCCTGGCGCTGGAACGTGGCCACCCTGGAGACGCGCGCCATCCGCCGTTCCCTGTCGGCACTGGTCCTCGGGGCGTTCCTGCAAACCTTTCTCGATATCGTGATCGACCCGGTGGCTCTCCAGGGACGGCGCTGGTTCCTGGGGCAGATCTACGGCTACCGGGAAAACGGCGTCCACTTCGGCGTGCCGCTCTCCAACTATTGGGGGTGGCTCTTGACCAGTTTCTGCCTGGTGGCCGCCTTCCAGATGATCGACGCCCGCCGCCAGAACGACGCCCCCAGGGGCGTCTGCAATCTCCCCTTCCGCTCCCTGCTGGGGCCGGTCCTCTACCTGTCGGTGCTCGTCTTCGACATCACCATGACCCTCCTGATCGGCGAGCGCTTCATGGCCCTGTGCGGTATCCTCATGTACAGCCTGCCGCTGGTGATCGTCATCACCCTGGCGTTGCGGCGGGTCAACCGCTACACCAAGGAGGAGTTCGGCGAGCATGTGCGGGACTATCCCTGGTCCCCGGCGGCAACCACACCGAAAGCCCGCTAG
- a CDS encoding 3'-5' exoribonuclease YhaM family protein, producing MAKQFVADIKDRDPVSAVFLVKEKIMAMAKNGKPYMNLRLMDKSGEVDAKVWDNVDALDKLFERDDFVQVRGKASVYLNKMQVVVAEIVRIPEETVNLADFLPESPRDSDDMVREFDAAVAAIGDPHLKALMAAFLADEPLMAKYRSAPAAKGMHHVYLGGLMEHSLSVARLVKTIVPLYEGINEDLLVVGALLHDVGKIHEMSYERAFDYTDEGKLLGHITIGVELLEDKIRMVEGFPRELSMLLKHMLLSHHGQYEYGSPKRPKTVEATILNYLDDMDSKINGIQAHIARESASTSRWTSHHRLYDRYFFKGNGMEGEQEVVHEACGEQAPEEPVIQVEPPARPRREEKPGFSNQPLKALENLDLF from the coding sequence GTGGCAAAACAATTCGTAGCCGATATCAAGGACCGGGACCCGGTCTCCGCTGTTTTTCTGGTCAAGGAAAAGATCATGGCCATGGCCAAGAACGGCAAACCCTATATGAACCTGCGCCTCATGGACAAGAGCGGCGAGGTGGATGCCAAGGTCTGGGACAACGTGGATGCCCTGGACAAGCTCTTCGAGCGGGACGATTTCGTGCAGGTGCGCGGCAAGGCGTCGGTCTATCTGAACAAGATGCAGGTGGTGGTGGCCGAGATCGTCCGGATCCCCGAGGAAACGGTCAATCTGGCCGACTTCCTGCCCGAATCCCCCCGCGACAGCGACGACATGGTCCGGGAATTCGACGCGGCGGTTGCCGCCATCGGTGATCCGCACCTCAAGGCGCTCATGGCGGCGTTCCTGGCGGATGAACCGCTCATGGCCAAGTACCGCTCGGCCCCGGCCGCCAAGGGGATGCACCACGTGTACCTGGGCGGGCTCATGGAGCATTCCCTCTCGGTCGCCCGGTTGGTGAAGACCATTGTGCCGCTGTACGAGGGGATCAATGAGGACCTGCTGGTGGTGGGGGCGCTGCTGCACGATGTGGGCAAGATCCATGAGATGAGCTATGAGCGCGCCTTCGACTATACGGACGAGGGGAAACTCCTGGGGCACATCACCATCGGCGTGGAGCTGCTGGAGGACAAGATTCGCATGGTGGAGGGTTTTCCGCGGGAGTTGTCCATGCTGCTCAAGCACATGCTCCTTTCCCACCACGGCCAGTACGAATACGGCTCCCCCAAACGGCCCAAGACCGTGGAGGCCACCATCCTCAACTATCTGGACGACATGGATTCCAAGATCAACGGCATCCAGGCCCACATCGCCCGGGAGAGCGCCAGCACTTCCCGCTGGACGTCCCACCACCGGCTCTATGACCGCTATTTTTTCAAGGGCAACGGCATGGAGGGGGAGCAGGAGGTGGTGCATGAGGCGTGCGGAGAACAGGCGCCGGAGGAACCGGTCATCCAGGTCGAGCCCCCTGCCCGCCCACGGCGGGAGGAGAAGCCGGGCTTCAGCAACCAGCCCCTGAAGGCGCTGGAGAACCTGGACCTGTTCTAA
- a CDS encoding phosphorylase codes for MNIAIITAMPEETRACLKAAKTAEPLKVGRFKAFLCRAPERNLLLVESGMGFKNAAAAAEALLEEYRPALLISAGFCGGIAPELRVGDVAVSRELCIVANGAVQPVPVAIAPAAHNFVARQSASGARVFAGLFASTPSIMAKKELALLLPPGAPCPVVEMESAAIAIVAAENGIPFMGIRTVSDAADEELGFSLDEFTDHNLRIRPHKVALTILRKPWIIPQLVRLGRNSRIAADSLSHAMARLLASL; via the coding sequence ATGAACATTGCCATCATCACCGCCATGCCGGAGGAGACGCGGGCCTGCCTGAAGGCGGCCAAAACAGCGGAGCCACTGAAGGTCGGGCGTTTCAAGGCCTTTCTCTGCCGGGCGCCGGAGCGGAATCTGCTGCTGGTCGAGTCCGGCATGGGCTTCAAAAATGCCGCGGCTGCGGCGGAGGCGCTGCTGGAGGAATACCGGCCCGCCCTGCTCATCTCGGCCGGATTCTGCGGCGGCATAGCGCCGGAATTGCGCGTCGGCGACGTGGCGGTGAGCAGGGAGTTGTGTATCGTCGCCAATGGGGCGGTTCAACCGGTCCCCGTGGCGATTGCCCCTGCGGCCCATAACTTCGTTGCCCGGCAATCGGCGTCGGGTGCGCGGGTGTTCGCCGGCCTGTTTGCCAGCACCCCCTCGATCATGGCGAAAAAAGAACTCGCCTTGCTGCTCCCCCCCGGCGCCCCCTGCCCGGTGGTGGAGATGGAGAGCGCCGCCATCGCCATCGTGGCCGCGGAGAACGGCATCCCCTTCATGGGCATCCGCACCGTCAGCGACGCGGCCGACGAGGAGTTGGGTTTCTCCCTGGACGAATTCACCGACCATAACCTGCGCATCCGCCCCCACAAGGTCGCCCTGACCATCCTGCGCAAACCGTGGATCATACCCCAACTCGTGCGATTGGGCCGCAACAGCCGCATCGCCGCAGACAGCCTTTCCCACGCCATGGCCCGGTTGCTGGCGTCTCTGTAA
- a CDS encoding methyl-accepting chemotaxis protein, with amino-acid sequence MNWFGNLKIGTKLFTAFGCVIALTALLGVFAIYQMARVNQGAVRLGTNWMPSTNSISVINSKLALIRRAELQQALSTTKDDMDAYEKRMEDAIADLKREEATYQKMISSPAERRLYEEFTKAFGQYMNAHKMFIDLSRQNKSAEALGLLRGDAKKFYDDAEASLQKDIELNVKGGEGEYQKAGAVYSAARVMILGTLLFCVATGAILAVVIARAIRRPLEEGVDVAHRLAKGDLTMEVNVRSKDETGQLMVAMKGMVENLRQLISRTADISASIASASNQLHSTSEQIATGAEEVASQTNTVATASEEMSATSGDIAHNCTMAADAAQQTTDSATAGAGVVNETISGMNVIAERVRQTSKTVEALGARSEQIGNIVGTIEDIADQTNLLALNAAIEAARAGEQGRGFAVVADEVRALAERTTKATREIGEMIKAIQGETREAVRAMEEGVSEVEKGAVTSQKSGKALDEILSRINEVGMQINQIATAAEEQTAATGEVTTNIQQITDVVQQTARGAEETAAAAAQLANQAQELQGLVSRFKLA; translated from the coding sequence ATGAACTGGTTTGGAAACCTCAAGATCGGCACGAAACTTTTTACGGCATTTGGTTGCGTTATTGCTCTGACCGCGCTTTTGGGCGTTTTTGCCATCTACCAGATGGCGCGGGTTAATCAGGGCGCGGTCCGATTGGGCACGAATTGGATGCCCAGCACAAACTCCATTTCTGTCATCAACTCGAAGCTTGCGCTCATCCGCCGGGCAGAACTCCAACAAGCTCTTTCCACAACGAAAGACGACATGGACGCCTACGAAAAACGTATGGAAGATGCCATCGCGGATCTGAAAAGAGAGGAAGCCACCTACCAAAAAATGATCAGCAGCCCCGCGGAGAGGAGGCTCTACGAAGAGTTTACCAAAGCTTTCGGCCAATACATGAATGCCCATAAGATGTTCATCGACTTATCCCGTCAAAACAAGAGCGCAGAGGCGCTGGGTCTACTTCGGGGTGATGCGAAAAAATTTTACGATGATGCGGAAGCGAGCCTGCAGAAAGATATCGAGTTGAACGTCAAGGGGGGCGAGGGCGAGTACCAGAAGGCCGGGGCCGTCTATAGCGCGGCACGGGTGATGATCCTCGGCACGCTCCTCTTTTGTGTCGCAACCGGCGCTATTCTCGCCGTTGTAATCGCTCGCGCCATTAGGCGTCCTCTGGAGGAAGGCGTCGATGTGGCCCATCGTCTTGCCAAGGGGGACCTGACAATGGAGGTCAATGTGCGGTCAAAGGACGAGACCGGCCAATTGATGGTGGCGATGAAGGGCATGGTTGAGAATTTGCGCCAATTGATCTCGCGTACTGCGGATATCTCTGCTTCCATCGCCTCCGCCTCCAACCAGCTCCATTCCACGTCCGAGCAGATCGCCACCGGGGCGGAGGAGGTGGCGTCCCAGACCAACACCGTGGCCACCGCCAGCGAAGAGATGTCCGCCACCAGCGGCGATATCGCCCACAACTGCACCATGGCCGCCGATGCCGCCCAACAGACGACCGATTCAGCCACAGCTGGCGCTGGGGTTGTGAACGAAACCATCAGCGGCATGAACGTGATCGCCGAGCGGGTACGTCAGACCTCGAAGACGGTCGAGGCATTGGGGGCGCGTTCGGAACAGATCGGCAATATTGTCGGCACTATTGAAGATATTGCGGACCAGACGAACCTTTTGGCGTTAAATGCCGCCATCGAGGCCGCGCGCGCCGGGGAACAGGGGCGGGGGTTTGCGGTGGTCGCCGACGAGGTGCGGGCACTGGCGGAGCGCACCACCAAGGCGACACGCGAGATCGGGGAGATGATCAAGGCTATCCAGGGCGAGACGCGGGAAGCTGTCCGTGCCATGGAAGAGGGGGTGAGCGAGGTGGAAAAAGGTGCGGTCACCTCGCAGAAGTCAGGCAAAGCGCTGGACGAAATCCTCAGCCGGATTAACGAGGTCGGCATGCAGATCAACCAAATTGCCACGGCGGCCGAAGAGCAGACCGCGGCCACCGGCGAGGTGACCACCAATATCCAGCAGATCACCGACGTCGTGCAGCAGACCGCCCGGGGCGCCGAGGAAACGGCTGCCGCCGCCGCCCAGCTGGCGAACCAGGCCCAGGAGTTGCAAGGTCTGGTCAGCCGTTTCAAATTGGCCTGA
- a CDS encoding MlaD family protein, with amino-acid sequence MTLSHEAKVGLFFILSIVLFGLMLEVGNRWKIFDRGVPYKVFLSSTTGLKQGDAVKLAGVEVGTISKIAVQDSRVEVDFEVKPGTHIKQDTVASIRMTSMLGGQFLGLSFGSPASPELPPGSTVKSTEAFGIDAIMDNVGGLTKDAKQLIVDLNRNQNEVMTKISAILDENRAAVNTSLKSISSITAKIDRGEGALGTLVNDKQLGRDIRDVAGSLKTVSARLERGEGTAGKLLTDDRLYTDALATVREMRDGMGSLNRIAARIDKGEGTAGKLVNDPALYDELKATVVNLKEITRKINSGEGTIGKLVNDDKLYLNAISTLKKTEKTMEGLQDTGPISVIGSVVGTLF; translated from the coding sequence ATGACCCTGTCGCACGAAGCAAAAGTCGGCCTGTTCTTTATCCTCAGCATCGTCCTGTTCGGCCTGATGCTGGAGGTGGGCAATCGCTGGAAGATCTTTGACCGGGGAGTCCCCTACAAGGTATTTCTCTCCTCCACCACCGGGCTCAAGCAGGGGGACGCCGTCAAGCTGGCCGGGGTCGAGGTGGGGACGATCTCCAAGATCGCCGTTCAGGACAGCCGGGTGGAGGTGGACTTCGAGGTCAAGCCGGGCACCCATATCAAACAGGACACGGTGGCCAGCATCCGCATGACGAGCATGCTGGGGGGCCAGTTCCTGGGGCTCTCCTTCGGTTCGCCCGCAAGCCCGGAACTCCCCCCGGGCAGCACGGTAAAGAGTACCGAGGCGTTCGGCATCGACGCCATTATGGATAATGTGGGGGGACTGACCAAGGACGCCAAGCAGTTGATCGTCGATCTGAACCGCAATCAGAACGAGGTCATGACCAAGATCTCCGCCATCCTGGACGAGAACCGCGCCGCGGTGAATACCTCGCTCAAGAGCATCTCCAGCATTACCGCCAAGATCGACCGGGGCGAGGGCGCCCTGGGGACGCTGGTGAACGACAAACAGTTGGGGCGGGACATCCGCGACGTGGCCGGCAGCCTGAAAACGGTCAGCGCCCGCCTGGAACGGGGCGAAGGAACGGCCGGCAAGCTTCTCACCGATGACCGCCTCTACACCGACGCCCTGGCCACGGTCAGGGAGATGCGTGACGGGATGGGGTCGCTGAACCGCATTGCCGCCCGCATCGACAAGGGCGAGGGGACGGCCGGCAAACTGGTCAACGACCCTGCTCTCTACGACGAGCTGAAGGCCACGGTGGTCAACCTCAAGGAGATCACCCGCAAGATCAACAGCGGCGAAGGCACCATCGGCAAGCTGGTCAACGACGACAAGCTGTACCTGAATGCCATATCGACCCTCAAGAAGACCGAAAAGACCATGGAAGGCCTGCAGGATACCGGCCCCATCTCGGTCATCGGCAGCGTCGTCGGCACGCTGTTCTGA
- a CDS encoding deoxyribonuclease IV has product MNDYLGAHMSISGGLHLAIDRAVAAGCGVVQIFTRNSNQWKGKPVSEADAALFREKFAASGLHEVISHDIYLINLAAAPGEVRDKSLAAFRDELETCARLGIAKVVMHPGSHLADPPEVGLGRVIEAFDQLFREVPQFTGKVLLETTAGQGTNLGRTFEELQAIIDGSQFPDKFGVCFDTCHTFAAGYDTATEEGYADTMAQFDRIIGLGLLQCFHFNDSKKGLGSRVDRHDHIGQGALGLNPFRFILNDPRFVTIPKILETPKGDNDEMDGVNLGVLRGLVKTP; this is encoded by the coding sequence ATGAACGATTATCTCGGTGCCCACATGTCCATCTCCGGCGGCCTGCACCTGGCCATCGACCGGGCCGTTGCCGCCGGCTGCGGCGTGGTGCAGATCTTCACCCGCAACTCGAACCAGTGGAAGGGGAAACCGGTCAGCGAGGCGGACGCCGCCCTGTTCCGGGAGAAATTCGCCGCCTCCGGCCTGCACGAGGTGATTTCCCACGACATCTACCTGATCAACCTGGCGGCGGCCCCCGGCGAGGTGCGGGACAAGAGCCTGGCCGCCTTCCGGGACGAGTTGGAGACCTGCGCCCGCCTCGGCATCGCCAAGGTGGTCATGCACCCCGGCTCGCACCTGGCGGACCCGCCCGAGGTCGGCCTGGGGCGGGTGATCGAGGCATTCGACCAACTCTTCCGCGAGGTTCCCCAGTTTACGGGAAAGGTGCTGCTGGAAACGACCGCCGGGCAGGGGACCAACCTGGGGAGGACCTTCGAGGAGTTGCAGGCCATCATCGACGGCTCGCAATTCCCGGACAAATTCGGCGTCTGCTTCGACACCTGCCACACCTTTGCCGCGGGCTACGACACGGCCACCGAGGAGGGGTACGCCGATACCATGGCCCAGTTCGACCGCATCATCGGCCTGGGACTCCTGCAATGCTTCCACTTCAACGACTCGAAGAAGGGGCTCGGCTCCCGGGTGGACCGGCACGACCACATCGGCCAGGGAGCCCTGGGGCTGAATCCGTTCCGCTTCATCCTCAACGACCCGCGTTTCGTCACCATCCCCAAGATCCTGGAGACCCCCAAGGGGGACAACGACGAGATGGACGGGGTGAACCTGGGGGTGCTGCGGGGGTTGGTGAAGACGCCATAG